The Sandaracinus amylolyticus genomic interval CGTGGGCCGCGCGCGCAAGACGCCGCGGGCGCCGCGCGGATGGATCACGATCCGCGGCGCGACGCTGCACAACCTCGTCGGCGTCGACGCGCGCGTGCCGGTCGGCGTGCTCACCGCGGTCACGGGCGTGAGCGGCGCGGGCAAGTCGTCGCTCGTCGTCGGCACGCTGCTCGAGGCCGCGCGACAGGTGATCAACGGTGCGCGCGGCGAGACGGTGCGCGCGAAGGTCGAGGGGCTCGACGCGTTCGATCGTGTGATCGCGATCGACGATCGTCCGATCGGTCGCACGCCGCGCTCGAACCCCGCGACGTACTCGGGGATCTTCGGCCCGCTGCGCGAGCTCTTCGCGTCGCTGCCCGAGGCGCGCGCGCGTGGCTGGGACGCGGGGCGCTTCAGCTTCAACCAGAAGGGCGGGCGCTGCGAGACGTGCAAGGGCGAGGGCGTCGTCCGGATCGACATGCAGTTCCTCCCGGACGTGCTCGCGACGTGCGAGGTGTGCGGCGGGCGTCGCTACGATCGCGAGACGCTCGACGTGAAGTGGCGCGGGCTGTCGATCGCCGACGTGCTCGACCTGACGGTGAGCGAGGCGCGCGATCTGCTCGGCGCGGTGCCCGCGATCCGCGATCGGCTGGACGCGATCGCGTCGGTGGGGCTCGGCTATCTCACGCTCGGACAGAGCGCGACGACGCTCTCCGGTGGCGAAGCGCAGCGCCTCGCGCTCGCGCGCGAGCTCGCACGACGCGCGACGGGGCGCACGCTCTACGTGCTCGACGAGCCGACGACCGGGCTGCACCTCGCGGACGTCGACGTGCTGATCGGCGTGCTCGAGGATCTCGTCGAGCAGGGCAACACGGTCGTGCTCATCGAGCACGCGCTCGAGGTGGTCGCGGCCGCGGACTGGGTGATCGATCTCGGTCCCGAGGGCGGGCCGGGCGGTGGTCGCGTCGTCGTCGCGGGCACGCCCGACGAGATCACGAACGCGCCCGCGTCGCACACCGGACGGCTGCTGCGCGAGCGCGCGTGATCACGCGAACGGGCTCGCGTCCGACGCGTCGCGCAGCAGCATCGCGCGCAGGCGCGCGCCCTGCTCGATCGTGCCGACGTCGGCGGGCAGGATCAGCAGCGCGTCCACGTTCGCGATCGACTGCGTCGACCCCGAGCCCTGCTTCGCCCCGATCGACGCGATCGCGCGCCCATCACGCCACTCGAGCCGCGCGCGGGCGAGCTCCACGCGACCGGTCGAGCGTCGATGCGCGTGCCCGAGCTCGACGTCGATCACGCGACGGAACGGGCGCGGATCGCCCATCATCCGGCGCAACGCGGGTCGCACGAAGAGCTCGAACGTGACCCACGCGCTCACCGGGTTGCCGGGCAGTCCGAACACCGGCGTCGTGGCTGCGAGCCCGAACGTGAGCGGCTTGCCGGGCTTCATCGCGACCTTCCAGAAGCGCGCCTCCACGCCCGCGGCGGCGAGCGCGAGGTGCACGAGATCGTGATCGCCGACCGACACGCCGCCGCACACCACGAGCGCGTCGGCGCGCAGCCCTTCACGAACGCGTGCGGTGAGCGCCTCGAGCTCGTCGGGCGCGCGCGGGATGCGGATCGCGACGCCGCCTGCCTCGCGCACGGCGGCCGCGATCGTCGGCCCGTTCGAGTCGAAGATCGAGCCCGGGCGCGCGGGCTCACCGGGGTCGCGCAGCTCGTCACCGTTGACCAGCACCGCGACGCGCGGCGCGCGCAGCACGTCGACGCTCGTCACGCCCTGGCTCGCGAGCAGCGCGGTCTCACCCGCGCCGATTCTGGCACCGAGTGCCAGAATCTCCGCGCCGACCGCGAGGTCCTCTCCCCGCGCGCGCACGTGCGCGCCGGGCGCAGGCACACGGCGGAAGCGCACGGCGCCGTCATACGCGTCGACGTCCTCCTGCATGACCACCGCGTCGGCGCCCTCGGGCACGGGCGCACCGGTGAAGATGCGCATCGTGGTGCGCGCCGTGATCGCCTCGGGCCATTCGCCGCCCGCGCGTGACTCGCCGCGCGGTTCGAGCGCGATCGGCGCGGCATCGCTCGCGCTCGCGAGATCGGCGGTGCGCACCGCCCAGCCGTCCATCGCGCTCGCGTCGAAGGGCGGCGCGTCGTGGCGCGCGAAGACGGGCGCGGCGAGCACCCGACCGAGCGCATCGTCGAGCGAGACGCGCTCGGCGCCGAGCGTCGGGATCGAAGCGAGGATCGACTCGAGCGCGTCTGCGATGGAGAGCACGCGCGGAGTCTAGCCCGCGGGATCGGGCTCCGCGGACGCTTCGATCTCGGCGTCGGGCGCTTCGGCCTCGGGCTCCTGCGCTTCGGTCTCTTCGGCCTCGGCCTCTTCGGTCTCCGCGTGGGGCTCGGCGCGCGCCACGACGGGCTCGCTCGAGATCTGATCGCGCATCTCCGCGGGCACGCGCCCCGGCTCGCAGTACACGACGAGCTCCTGCCCGACGCGCAGCGTCGCCTCGCGCGCGATCTGGTTGATGCGCGCCATCGATCCCGTCGAGAGCCCGAAGCGCTCCGCGATCTCCGAGAGCGTGTCGCCGGTGCGCACGCGATAGCGGAGCCGCACGCGCCCGTCCTGGCGCACGTGGTGCTCGTAGAACTCTTCGCTCCCGATCACGATCGTTCGCACCTCTTCGGCGCTCATCACGATCGCGCGACCGAGGTCGATGCGCGTCGGCACGAAGAGCTGCAGGAACATGCCCTCCTGCAGCGCAGCGCGCGGATCGATCGCGTTCCACTGCCGCACTTCGTCGAGCGTCACGCCGAAGAAGCGCGCGATCTCGCGCAGCTGATCGCTGCGCTGCACGCGATAGAACACGCGCCGTCGATCGGCGTACTCGAACGTGCCCGGCGGGATCGCGATCACCGGCGGCTCGCTCGCGCGCTCGCTCGCGCGCACCGTGGTGGCGGGCACCACGATCGCGAGCCCGACGCCGACGCGATCCTCCTCCGCGAGCTCGTTCATCTCGCGCAGCTCGCGCTCGGTCACGCCGTGGCGCCGCGCGATCGTCGCGAGGTCCTCGCCGAAGCGCACGACGTAGCTGCGCTCGACGGGATCGCTCGGACGGATGCGCGCCCACGCGCGCTCGAACGCGCTGCGGGTTCCGCCCGGGATGCGCACCGCGACGCGCTCGCTGCCCGGCGGACAGCGGTCGCGACGAAACGCGGGGTTCAGGCGATGCATCTCCTCGACGGTCGTGCCCGCGGCGCGCGCGATCGGCCCGAGCGAAGTCCCACCGGGCACCTCGACCACGTCGATCGCGATCGGATCTTCGCGCACGATGTCGCCGACCCCGAAGCGCTCGGGGTTCCGCCCCACGATCGCGCACGCCATCACCTTCGCGACGTAGAGCGACGTCTCGAAGGGCAGGGCGGCCTCGAGGTGCGAGAGCTCCCAGTAGTCGTTCGTGTCGTACTTCCGGATCGATCGCAGCAGCGCGCCGTAGCCCATGTTGTACGCGGCGAACGCGAGCTCCCACGTGCCGAAGCGACGCTGCAGCGCGCCGAGATAACGCGCGCCCGCGCCCGTCGACGCCTCGGGATCCATGCGCATGTCGACCCAGTGATCCTGGGTGAGCCCGTACTCCGCGCCGGTGCGCGACACGAACTGCCAGAGCCCGACCGCGCCCGCGCCCGAGCGCGCGCGCGGATCGAAGCCGCTCTCGATCATCGCGACGTAGATCAGATCCTCGGGCAGGCCCTGCTCGCGCAGCGTGCGACGGATCGTCGGCCCGAAGCGATCGAGCCGACGCATCCAGCTCCGGATGAGCTGCTGTCCGCGCGGGTCGTCGCGGAAGAACTCGAGGTAGCGGATCACGCGCTCGTCCCAGCGCACCGGGATGTCCGGCAGCGTGAGCCCTTCGAGCCACGAGAGATCGCGCGCGCGACCGGTCGCGCCCGTGTCGACGCCGGCGATCGGCGCGTCGCTCGTCAGCGCGTCGGGCACGCTCAGCCGCACGGGGCGCGGCATCTGCGGCGTGATCTCCACGATCGCCTGGTCGCGCCCGAAGATCTCGAGCTCGGCGAGGCGCAGCGCGCGCAGCTCGGGCGACTCCTCGCCCTCGACGCCGGGGATCGCCTCCTCCGCTGGCTCCGCCTCCTGCGCTCGCGCGCGCGCCGACCACAGCGGAGCGCCCGCGAGCGCGAGCAGGCACACGAGTCCGAGGGCCCGTCGCATCGCGGCCGATGCTAGCGCGCACCGTCCGGAGACGGCCAGAAAGTGCGCTCGTGTGCGACACGCGATGACGCGCGCCAGGGATGCCGGGCCGCCGTAGTAGACTCGCGCGCCATGCATCGGGGAGTGCGAGAGTTCGTGCGCTGGATGGAGGATCACCGCGAGCAGACGGGGCTCGCGCTGCAGCCGCCCGCGCAGGCGCGAGACATCCAAGCCATCGAGCACCACGTGGGCTCGCCGCTCCCCGCGGACCTCCGGCTCGTGCTCGGTCGCTTCAACGGCGCGGTCACGCCCGCGGGCACGCTGCTCACCGCGGCGCCCGGGCCCGGCGCGACGATCGAGGCCGCGCTCAAGGAGGTCGCGTCGCAGCGCGCCGCGTCGTTCCTCGATCCCGATCTGCTGCTGCCCTTCCATCGCACCGAGCACGGCACCGTGCTCGCGTTCGATCGCAGCGCCGCGCCGGTCGCGGACACGTGGCCGATCGTCGACTACGACCCCGACAGCGGCGAGGTGCGGCTCGTCCATCGCACGTTCGATGGTTGGTGCCGGCTCTGCGTGAACGAGTGGACGACCGAGAGCGGCACGCCGTTCGATCTCGACAAGTACCTGCGGCAGGGCCAGCGGCACGTGGAGATCGAGCCCGACGTGTCGATCGCGCACGTGACGGTCGGGCATGCGCTCCGTCGTGCGGGTCGTCCCGAGGAGGCGCTCGCGTCGTACCTGCGCGGCGCGCGCTGCGTGCCCGCGATCCCGTGGGCCGACTGGGAGGCGCTGAAGATCGCGTCGATCCTGGGCGACCTCGACGCGATCGCGGAGAGCGGAGGGCGCCTCGCGAAGCGCACGCCCGAGCAGGTCTGGGAGCAGCGCGGGACGACGCCTTCGCGCGTCGCGTACGTCATCGCGCGCGCGCTCCCGACGGTGCCGGAAGGCAAGCAGCGCGAGTCGCTGATGCGCGCGCTCGACAACCTCGAGCCGCAGTCGCGTGACCCCGAGGATCGCAGCGCGCGCGACGCGATCCTCGCAGCGGCGCGGAGCGGCGAGATCCTGATACCGCAGCCGTGGCCCGCGCAGGAGACCGCGATCCCCACGCAGGCCGACGTCGATGCGTGGTGGGCTGCGATGGTCGCGGGCTACCAGTCGGGCCAGCTGCGCGACGACGACCTCGTGCTCGATCCGACGTACGACGCGCTGCGCGCGACGCACTCGATCGCGGATCTGCTCCGCATCCGTCGCGACTTCGGCTGATCGCTCAGAAGACGCGGTGCAGCACCGCTTCCACGCCCGTGCCGATCACCGACGTGATCAGCGCGGCGAGGAACGCGGTGCTCGCCTTGTCGATCGACAGGCGCTTGCTGAGCTTGTCGGTCGCGAGCAGCAGGATCGTCGCGACGACGAGCCGCGTGAGGAACGAGAGCAGGAAGCCGATGCCCAGCGTTCCGATCCCGATCGCCGTGTAGAGCACCCAGCCGAGGAAGAAGCTGAGCGTGCCGAACACGGCGGACACGACCAGATGGCTCCCGACGCCGCCCTTGATCTTGAAGCCCGGCAGCAGCAGCGAGGCGACCCAGAACGACAGCGTCAGCGCCACCCACGA includes:
- the glp gene encoding gephyrin-like molybdotransferase Glp; this translates as MLSIADALESILASIPTLGAERVSLDDALGRVLAAPVFARHDAPPFDASAMDGWAVRTADLASASDAAPIALEPRGESRAGGEWPEAITARTTMRIFTGAPVPEGADAVVMQEDVDAYDGAVRFRRVPAPGAHVRARGEDLAVGAEILALGARIGAGETALLASQGVTSVDVLRAPRVAVLVNGDELRDPGEPARPGSIFDSNGPTIAAAVREAGGVAIRIPRAPDELEALTARVREGLRADALVVCGGVSVGDHDLVHLALAAAGVEARFWKVAMKPGKPLTFGLAATTPVFGLPGNPVSAWVTFELFVRPALRRMMGDPRPFRRVIDVELGHAHRRSTGRVELARARLEWRDGRAIASIGAKQGSGSTQSIANVDALLILPADVGTIEQGARLRAMLLRDASDASPFA
- a CDS encoding LysM peptidoglycan-binding domain-containing protein; the protein is MRRALGLVCLLALAGAPLWSARARAQEAEPAEEAIPGVEGEESPELRALRLAELEIFGRDQAIVEITPQMPRPVRLSVPDALTSDAPIAGVDTGATGRARDLSWLEGLTLPDIPVRWDERVIRYLEFFRDDPRGQQLIRSWMRRLDRFGPTIRRTLREQGLPEDLIYVAMIESGFDPRARSGAGAVGLWQFVSRTGAEYGLTQDHWVDMRMDPEASTGAGARYLGALQRRFGTWELAFAAYNMGYGALLRSIRKYDTNDYWELSHLEAALPFETSLYVAKVMACAIVGRNPERFGVGDIVREDPIAIDVVEVPGGTSLGPIARAAGTTVEEMHRLNPAFRRDRCPPGSERVAVRIPGGTRSAFERAWARIRPSDPVERSYVVRFGEDLATIARRHGVTERELREMNELAEEDRVGVGLAIVVPATTVRASERASEPPVIAIPPGTFEYADRRRVFYRVQRSDQLREIARFFGVTLDEVRQWNAIDPRAALQEGMFLQLFVPTRIDLGRAIVMSAEEVRTIVIGSEEFYEHHVRQDGRVRLRYRVRTGDTLSEIAERFGLSTGSMARINQIAREATLRVGQELVVYCEPGRVPAEMRDQISSEPVVARAEPHAETEEAEAEETEAQEPEAEAPDAEIEASAEPDPAG
- a CDS encoding SMI1/KNR4 family protein encodes the protein MHRGVREFVRWMEDHREQTGLALQPPAQARDIQAIEHHVGSPLPADLRLVLGRFNGAVTPAGTLLTAAPGPGATIEAALKEVASQRAASFLDPDLLLPFHRTEHGTVLAFDRSAAPVADTWPIVDYDPDSGEVRLVHRTFDGWCRLCVNEWTTESGTPFDLDKYLRQGQRHVEIEPDVSIAHVTVGHALRRAGRPEEALASYLRGARCVPAIPWADWEALKIASILGDLDAIAESGGRLAKRTPEQVWEQRGTTPSRVAYVIARALPTVPEGKQRESLMRALDNLEPQSRDPEDRSARDAILAAARSGEILIPQPWPAQETAIPTQADVDAWWAAMVAGYQSGQLRDDDLVLDPTYDALRATHSIADLLRIRRDFG
- a CDS encoding phage holin family protein, with product MSLIISWVALTLSFWVASLLLPGFKIKGGVGSHLVVSAVFGTLSFFLGWVLYTAIGIGTLGIGFLLSFLTRLVVATILLLATDKLSKRLSIDKASTAFLAALITSVIGTGVEAVLHRVF